Genomic window (Caldinitratiruptor microaerophilus):
GCGTACCCTACCCCCGACCGGAGGCGGCCCCAGCCCGGCAAGGTCGAGCGAGCCATCGCCGGAGCGGCGAGCGGGCACACCGCCGGTCGCCTGCCCAGCGCAGGCTCGTCTCGTACCGGGCCTGGCTGGCCGGCCGCCGGCTGGAGGTCGTCCGAGCCGCGGTAGAGCGACCAGAAGACGATCGCCGCGTCGGCGATCACCTCGGCCATCCCCACGGTGCGATCCAGTTCGGCGAACCAGATCCCGAAGGGGACCGTGGCGACGCCCGCCATGACGTGCACGTGGCCGACCGGGGGTAGCGCCTTGCCCATCCCGGCGCCGGGCCGGAGCGGCCCCCGGTTCACGGTGACCTGCCCGGCCCGCCCGACCGCCGCGTCGACGGCGACGAGAAACGGTTCCCGGCCGTAGGGGGCCGCGCGCTCCCACACCTCCTTCACCCGCTCGCCGATGTTCGCGGCGTGAACCGGGTCGCTGAGGTCTCCCAGCCAGGGGCCGCCAAAGCCCTTGCGGCGGAGGAACCACCCGACGAAGGGTCCCACGGCGTCACCCGTCGAGCTGTTCGCCCCGACGAGGAGGAACACGGGAACGGACGGCCCCGCCCGTTCCGCGAGATACGCCTCGTAGAGCGCCCGCCCGAGAAGCTCGGACGCGCCCGCATCCTGGTAATGAACGTCCGCCACCAGGGCGGCGGGCCCTCGCGGCGTCCGCGCCCGCTCCCGCTTCACCCGGCTCTCCCCCCACGCGCCTGATCGGCGTTGTCTGGTGCAAAGCGGATTGGCAGAGAATCTGCTGTTTTTCTGGTATTAGAATACAGGAACTGGCAGGTGTTGTCAAGCGCGGTGGGACGTTTGCGTTCCCCGTCCCACGACCTGTCCCCGAGGCCGGATCTGCCCCACAATGAAACCGGCCGGACGCGCCGGCGCCCGGTCGGAGAGGGGGGACGTGCTTGAAGCTGCGGATCGCGGTGGGCTCCACGAACCCGGCCAAGGTGGCGGCGACCCGGGCGGTGCTCGAACGGGCGTTCCCCCAGGCGGAGGTCGTCCCGGTCGAGGTCCCGAGCGGGGTCCCGGCGCAACCCGTCGGTGAGGACGAGACGGCGGCCGGCGCCCGGCAGCGCGCCCGGCTCGCCCTGGCGGCGGTTCCGGGGGCTTTCCTCGGCGTCGGCCTCGAGGGGGGCATCGACCGGGAGGGCCACCTCCTCAACTGCTGCGCCATCGCCACGCCGGATGGGGCCGTGCACGTCGCCTGGGGGGTGCGGTTCCCGCTGCCGCCCCTGGTCGTCCGCCGCGTCCTGGCCGGCGAGGAGCTCGGGGCCGTCATGGACGAGGTGAGCGGCATCCCGAAGAGCCGGCAGACCCTCGGGGCGGTCGGGATCCTCACCGACGGGCTCCTGACCCGCGACGCGATGTGGCAGCCGGCGATCGCCTGCGCGCTCGCCCCGGTGCTGCACCCGGAACTCTACGATCCCGGCGGACGGGCCGCCCGGCCCGGACCGCGCCGTTAGGCCCCGCGGCGCGGGGACCGGCAGACGAACGACCCCCCGGTCGGACCGGGGGGCCGGCAGATCGCCTTGCCCGCGACACTACTGCTCGAAAGCCAGGAAGACCGGCGGGAACGTCAACAGGAACCCCAGGGCGACAAGGATCAGGGTCCACCGCCACGCCTTGTGGAAGTCGATGTCCACGCCGCGCCAGCGGTTGGCGGCCACCGCCCAGGCCACGAGCCAGACGATCACCGCCCCGAGAGCCTTTCCGGAGAGCGGCCCCACCGGGTCCGACCAGGTCAGGAAGGCCTTGAACCCGGCACTGATCTCCGTCAGCGTCGTGAACAACCCGAGAGCGAACGATCCGATTCCCGCCGCCACCAGGGCTGCCGCCGCCGGCCCGTTGGGCCGGGAGGCCGTCTCCGGACCATCGGTTGGGTTACGGCTGATGCCCATCGTGATCCTCCTTCCGGCGGGATCGCCGTCACCGGGTGGGGGCCATCTTGTTCAGGAAGGCCCCGAAGACGCCGGCGACCCCAGCTGCGACGAAAGCGAGCGAGTAGAGCACCATCGCGACCTTGCGGACCCGGTCCTCGTGGGCCAGCCGGCGGCCGTAGTACCAGATGACGTACGCAACCGCCGTGGCCAGGATCGGAGCAATCCAGGCGACGTGCTCCTTCCACTCCATCCCGAACTCGTGCCAGAGCTTGGTGCTCTCGTTGGCCAGAAGCAGGGAACGGGGGCTGTCGGGCGTCTTGGCGCGGTACCACGGGTACACGATGAAGGTGCCGGAGAAGACCGTGAGCCAGGCGGTCACGGCCATGATCCAGGTGCCGGCCACGAGCCGGCCCATGCGCTCGCGGATGCCCTCCGGCGTCACCAGCTCCGGCCGCAGGCTCCACAGGCCGGCCAGTCCACCGCCGAAGGCCAGGAGGAACAGCGTGCCCAGGATCAGACCGTGAAGAACCGTCCAGGTCTCCCGAACGGACAGTTCCATGACCTCACTCCCCCTCGGACCGCCAGGTTGGACGGCAGGGGTCGGTCGCGGCGCCGCTACCGTTCCCTCTGTCCCCATTCTCCAGCCGGCAACACCCCCGGCCCAGTGTCGGACGTCCCCGAGAACCGTGGGACATCTGTCACCTTCCCGGACGCAGCCCGGGGCCGGCGATGCCCGCCCGCACCGCGTACGCGGCTGCCTCGGCGCGGTTGCGGAAACCGTACCGGCCCAGTATCTCGCTGAGGTAGTTGCGGACCGTCTTCTCGCTCAGGAAGAGGGTGCGCCCGATCTCCCGGTTGGTCATCCCCCGAGCGACGCACTCGAGGATCCGGCGCTCCTGGGCAGTCAGCCGGGACGGGTCCGGGCCCATCGCGGGCGGCTCCGCCGATCCGCGCGCCGGCGCGGCCCCCGCGCCCCGAGCCCCCTGCATGGCCTCGGCCAGCATCGGCCCGAGTGACGGGTCCAGAGCCATGCCGCCGCGGGCCACGGTGCGAATGGCGGCAAGGAGAGCGCCGTTGTCCAGGTCCTTCAGGATGTATCCCCGCGCGCCCGCCGTGACGGTTTCGACCAGTGCGTGCCGATCGGCGAACGACGTCAGGATGACCACCCGTACCTCGGGAAACCGCCGGTGCAACTCCCGGCAAACGGAGACCCCGTCGCGGTCGGGAAGGCGCAGGTCGAGAAGCACCACGTGGGGCTGCGATCGCTGCGCCACGGCAAGGGCCTCCTCACCGGTGGCGGCCTCTCCCACCACCTCGATGTCCGGCTCCCGGGCCAGCAGCGCGCGCAGGCCCAAGCGGACGACCCCGTGGTCGTCGACCACGATGACCCTGACCTGCTGGGCGGCAGGCGAGGAGGTTTCAGCCGGCAGCGGTGTGGAGTTCGGTGCCACGGCGCATGCCCCCCAGGTCCCCGGCTTCGAATTCGCCCAGCGGCAGGTAGGCGACCACCTGCGCGCCCTCACCGGGCGCGGAGTGAACCTGCCACACCCCGCCGCGCGCCTCCACTCGCTGGCGCATGTTGTCCAGGCCCTGACCCTGACTGGCGCTTCCGGCCACGAACCCCCGGCCGTCGTCGGAC
Coding sequences:
- a CDS encoding DUF1256 domain-containing protein; translation: MKRERARTPRGPAALVADVHYQDAGASELLGRALYEAYLAERAGPSVPVFLLVGANSSTGDAVGPFVGWFLRRKGFGGPWLGDLSDPVHAANIGERVKEVWERAAPYGREPFLVAVDAAVGRAGQVTVNRGPLRPGAGMGKALPPVGHVHVMAGVATVPFGIWFAELDRTVGMAEVIADAAIVFWSLYRGSDDLQPAAGQPGPVRDEPALGRRPAVCPLAAPAMARSTLPGWGRLRSGVGYAPRPYGF
- the yjjX gene encoding inosine/xanthosine triphosphatase encodes the protein MKLRIAVGSTNPAKVAATRAVLERAFPQAEVVPVEVPSGVPAQPVGEDETAAGARQRARLALAAVPGAFLGVGLEGGIDREGHLLNCCAIATPDGAVHVAWGVRFPLPPLVVRRVLAGEELGAVMDEVSGIPKSRQTLGAVGILTDGLLTRDAMWQPAIACALAPVLHPELYDPGGRAARPGPRR
- a CDS encoding response regulator, with the protein product MAPNSTPLPAETSSPAAQQVRVIVVDDHGVVRLGLRALLAREPDIEVVGEAATGEEALAVAQRSQPHVVLLDLRLPDRDGVSVCRELHRRFPEVRVVILTSFADRHALVETVTAGARGYILKDLDNGALLAAIRTVARGGMALDPSLGPMLAEAMQGARGAGAAPARGSAEPPAMGPDPSRLTAQERRILECVARGMTNREIGRTLFLSEKTVRNYLSEILGRYGFRNRAEAAAYAVRAGIAGPGLRPGR